A stretch of DNA from Mobula birostris isolate sMobBir1 chromosome 26, sMobBir1.hap1, whole genome shotgun sequence:
agaatgggaatgggatgtggaattaaaatgtgtggccactgggagatcctgctttctctagccaCTTGATTGCTGCCATAAATGCTAGTACATAACAGGCAGTAAAGTCAGTAAGCTTGCAGTTATTGGTTCAATAGGTTGATGGAACTTATCAATGGTATACTCTGCTTTAGGAGCACTAGGGTCTGAGGCTTCACTAGCCCCGAGGACCAAGGTCACAAATGTTTATTTTCACTGGCCTCCATCCTAGGCAAGAGTTCTCAACCAGGGGTTCACAGACCACTtgtttaatggtaggggtccgcaGCATAAAAAGTTGGGAGCCCTGCTCTAAGGATTAGCATCTTAACAACTAATGAAAGCTTAGTCCCCGAGTCGCTCCAACCCTGATACACTATTTAGTCTAGGCTGAAAGAATTGGTTGTATGCCAAGTGCCACAAATTGCCTTTAGATCATTTCTTTAGATTTAGTTCTTTGATAATTGAATACAATTATAGTATAGTGCATTCCAAAGGCCATAGATAATAGCTGTTTGGTTTAAGTTAAAATAAAACTACATTAAACAGTAGTTTAGAACTTGTAGCTGCCACCTTATTGCTATCATCTGGAAGAAATGCTTGCACAAACCAAAAGATGAGGTAAGGATTAAATTTAAAAAACAACAATAGAAGCTTTTTTGGAACATATTCCTTAAAGGGATGTGGATGTTGCTGACATTTATTGTCCATTCCTAATTGTTTCCTGGGGTAGAGAAAATGACTTATTAGGCCAAACCAGAGGCAGTTCAGTGCTGATCACACTTGTTGGCTGGGAATCAAACAAGTCAGACCAACTAAAGATCAAATGGTTCaagttaatatcagagaatgcatatAATATACAAGCTGAAATTCTTTTACTTTACACCGAAAttaaaaaaacccaaagaataaatgaccgGAACATCAGTACCCCAAAGCCTCCTCCCCCCTTTCCCCCAACCATGCGAGCAATGGCAAAGACAACCTTGATCGTGAGCCCTTCAAAAACTACGGTTCATTACCCAGCACTGCAGTATCACAGACAGGCTGTCTCTCCAGCAAGGGAGGGAGAGATCGCTCCTGCAACAAGAGCAGGAAGGCAGATTTTCCACTATAAAGGACATTTGCGTAAAAGTAGGGCTCTCATAAGAATCTTTTCATTTTGGCGTTCCCATAACTGATTCTACTTTTCATTCCAATTTTACCATCAGCTCTggacttccttgtgtttatgatggGAATCAAACTTGTTTTTTTGTATCTCTGCGCTCATTGTACAAAGCCTAATGACTAGTACAGCATGAGTTTAGCAGCCACACACCAAACTTCAGACCAATAGCTAagaacagaatgaggccatttaggggtgtctgtgtcttgcacttccagcatctgcaggttctctCTTGTGATATATTATCCCTTCCAACCTCATTCTCTTAGCCTGTATTGATGCACAACTTGATATTGAAGTGGATTAGACTTTTAAAAAAGTCTTTAAAACTTAAATTTTAATTAGCCCAAATTAATAATGCATTTAAAATATTGAGGTTGCATCACCACAAAGTTAACAGCTATTGAAAGTGAATGTGAACTAGTAATGCTCTGGAATAAATGTCACCTTGCAGGACAGTGTTCAGTAAAACTAGATTTTTCAGCTCAACCACTCTTAAATTGAATGGAGTGTATGTggaatctctctctcccctcctcctgtcTCTACCCCCCCCTCCAAAATCAGCCCCCTTGGCTCAATATTAAGCTGCCTCAGCTCCAATCAGATGTTTctgggatttatttccagatAATGTAGCACAAATCCATCCTAGCAGGAAGGGCAGCAACAAGGGACTCTGCACGGTCACGTTAAATTGAGACCACCCCTCAAGTGAATAACAGGCAGGGGCAGGGGGAGTTCTCCCTACTTGCTCCGTCAATGGGTCGCAAGTGCTGAAAATGAGATGCTTTGACTAACTCAGCTGCTCTCTATCCCTCACCCATGTGAGAGAACTAGCTGTGCACACGTTGGCTGCAATAGACAGATTACAGGGTTGCAGTGTTCTTTGAAATTGCAGTCAAATATTTGCCCTCAAACTGTCATACGATTTACCAGAAGCCAACAATAGATCCGAAGAGCAAGATGCCTACCCGCGCAGACAGGTGCAACTATTGTCTCCCCCAACGCAGTCCGTGCTTTTCACCCCTGCTGTTAGAATCTGACTCAAGCATTTCACCCAATCTTAAAAAAAACGAAATTAAAGGCAAGTCAGACGAAGTAGTAATTTTAAATGTCAATTTATTGTAAATATAATTTTCAAGTTTATTTTAATACACATCTTAAAGATCAGATATAATTACAAAACACTTATCGAGAAAGTCATGACATTTCACAAGTCTCGAATCAAATTGCACGACGCCCACTACAATTGAGATTCCTTGCATTGGCCTCCGAGCTGAAATTAAATGCAACAACTATCCGTATCTGCTGCATCTCTCTCCTGTGCAACACCCGTGGCTTGTGCAAGGTTTCCCGTTTAGAAATAAAAACGGCCCCCAAAATCCTGTGCAGCTTCGCATGGCTTCCTTTTATTCTCCATAATGAGAAACTCCAGTGCGATTGGGCGCGACCGTCAATCGTTATATAATAAACCACCACGTCAGTCCTTCTTGGTCTATCAATATTCCTCCTCTTTGCATTTCAGTCcaatcttttaaaaaaatatacatatACAGAATGTCCCAGTTCGAAACCCCTCTTCCATTTCCAAATCTGCCTTCTCATCGCAACTTCGCCTCTTCTGCTCCCTCTCGGCTCCGGGAGCCGTTGCAATCCACTTGCCGCCTCGAAAACAGCCAAGTCCCGCCAGCTATGCCGATTCCTTGCATCTTTAAAAAAATACTGCCTTCGCAAACCAGATTTTCCTCATCCACGTCTCTCTTTTTAAAAACGGCATACATTTATTTAAAAGATGGCAAATTTTGCTGCTCTTTAAAAATTCACCCAGATCTTTCAGCGTTCCTGCAGGGAAACAATAGGCACCCATTGGTTCTTATTTCTGCTTTCCTGGCAGTAGCTTCCGACTTCCTCCAGTGCCTCACATTTCCAAACGTCGGTATGAGAGTTCTGCAAACAAAATTAAAACGGTTAGTTCAGAATCGCGTCAGCATAACCAGCGCGTCAATTCCAGTCAGCCTCTCCCTCATCACGCAACCTCCAGTTTCACGTCTGTTGCAACAGCTTAACTCTGTAAGTGCCGTCAACAACTAAGCACTATACTACTCGTTAACAGCTAATTTCATTCTACACTACGTATTTGCGGAACAAGTGCGGCGGCGATGTTTAAACAGAAATAATTTAATTACATTAAAACTTGCATTAAGATGAGGGAACCTACCGTGACAAGTATGCAGTGAACATCCAGGGGCTCAGCACTCTCTTCCCCGGCTTCCAGAATCTCCTCCAGCCGCTTGACACCTCGCAGCCGCACGATGTTAATGTCGTTTTCACAGCAAAATGCCTGAATGAGAGTGAAGTGTATCTGCAGGGCGATGTCGCTCTCGTCCTCCTCGTCAGCCGCCAAGAGACACAGAACGACACTATCTGGGTCACTGCAAGGGGCAAGACGAGAAGTTCAGTATAATTGAAGGAAAATCAACTCAATTCAAAAAGATATGGAAAATGACTTTGCAATAAATTGCACTTTTTTTGGACGCGGGGAGTAAATGCAATTATACAATACTTACACATTCATTAGTTTCGCCGACTCATAGACTCCAACGGTTAAGCAACCCTGGCGCTGGGATGCCACCAACAATTCTTC
This window harbors:
- the gadd45ba gene encoding growth arrest and DNA-damage-inducible, beta a, with amino-acid sequence MFFYLGLNHCNMTLEDTTGTDNTNKKMQTIDQALEELLVASQRQGCLTVGVYESAKLMNVDPDSVVLCLLAADEEDESDIALQIHFTLIQAFCCENDINIVRLRGVKRLEEILEAGEESAEPLDVHCILVTNSHTDVWKCEALEEVGSYCQESRNKNQWVPIVSLQER